One genomic window of Cupriavidus malaysiensis includes the following:
- a CDS encoding LysR substrate-binding domain-containing protein yields the protein MAEPPFHLPALQALRALEAAARHRSFSRAAEELSLTHSAISHHIRGLEDKLGSKLFQRSGSLMQPTSAGLRLSERVRGALDELETALREACASSGPPVVRLQMSVMADLANAWLIHRLPSLYDAAPEIDLHLRLHAEISPPDPYGVDLGIWHQRVDLPGFECRSLIQDHVIAVASPKLLARYPGFTLADLPGLPMLRFALRPWRDWLERAGLPPEEPERGPIFQDAGLMLQSAVAGLGVATARALLARDYLANGQLVQLGEVSVPSSLHYWVVWREGNPREAHILRLIGWLREQVAASAQPTRGAGDTASGS from the coding sequence ATGGCCGAACCTCCCTTCCACCTGCCCGCCCTGCAGGCGCTGCGCGCGCTCGAGGCCGCCGCGCGCCACCGCAGCTTCTCACGCGCCGCCGAAGAGTTATCGCTCACCCACAGCGCCATCAGCCACCATATCCGCGGGCTGGAGGACAAGCTGGGCAGCAAGCTGTTCCAGCGCAGCGGCAGCCTGATGCAGCCCACCAGCGCGGGCCTGCGCCTGTCCGAGCGCGTGCGCGGCGCGCTGGACGAACTCGAAACGGCCCTGCGCGAAGCCTGCGCCAGCAGCGGCCCGCCGGTGGTACGCCTGCAGATGAGCGTGATGGCCGACCTGGCCAACGCCTGGCTGATCCACCGCCTGCCCAGCCTGTACGACGCCGCGCCCGAGATCGACCTGCACCTGCGCCTGCACGCGGAGATCTCGCCACCCGACCCCTACGGCGTCGATCTCGGCATCTGGCACCAGCGCGTCGACCTGCCAGGCTTCGAATGCCGCAGCCTGATCCAAGACCACGTCATCGCCGTGGCCAGCCCCAAGCTGCTGGCGCGCTACCCGGGCTTCACGCTGGCCGACCTGCCGGGGCTGCCGATGCTGCGCTTCGCCCTGCGCCCCTGGCGCGACTGGCTGGAACGCGCCGGGCTGCCGCCCGAGGAGCCGGAGCGCGGGCCGATCTTCCAGGACGCAGGCCTGATGCTGCAGTCGGCGGTGGCCGGTCTCGGTGTGGCCACCGCGCGCGCGCTGCTGGCCCGCGACTACCTGGCCAACGGCCAACTGGTGCAGTTGGGCGAGGTGAGCGTGCCGTCCAGCCTGCACTACTGGGTCGTGTGGCGCGAAGGCAATCCGCGCGAAGCCCACATCCTGCGCCTGATCGGCTGGCTGCGCGAGCAGGTGGCGGCATCGGCACAGCCGACGCGCGGCGCCGGCGACACGGCCTCCGGCAGTTGA
- a CDS encoding MFS transporter, translating into MTTTSSSSLPPAPRASAPPTATATQPASPVRWRVLAVFSLGFLVSYIFRGVNLGFAPYLTRELSLSAADLGLLTSFYFLGFACAQLPAGLMLDRFGPRRTEAVMLVFAAAGAWCFSQAGGMAGLAAGRLLVGVGVSVCLGAAIQALALWFPLSRMPLLNGVVMAIGGLGAVVVGTPLAWLLSVMDWRGVSLGLAGLSLAMALLLWFGVPDARRQGQQTLGEQWRGTVRILRSAAFWRVAPLTLLNQGIFLAVQTLWVGAFLRDVSGAGQAAAAGLVSVIGFAMMAGCVGSGWAARYLERAGLSLYAFAGLGMTGFIVVQLLIMAGVPLPAPWLWAGYGVCGSSGILTYAVLARSFPASLIGRATTALTLLVFLATFACQVGIGYVLDFWPAVGGRYPAVAHLWIWGGLVLLQLAAAAWYAWAGRGGRAALREA; encoded by the coding sequence ATGACGACGACCTCTTCCTCCTCCCTGCCGCCCGCGCCACGCGCGTCCGCCCCTCCCACGGCCACGGCCACCCAGCCTGCCTCGCCGGTGCGCTGGCGCGTGCTGGCGGTGTTCTCGCTGGGCTTCCTCGTGTCCTACATCTTCCGCGGCGTCAACCTGGGCTTCGCGCCCTACCTGACGCGCGAGCTGAGCCTGTCGGCGGCCGACCTCGGCCTGCTGACGAGCTTCTATTTCCTCGGCTTCGCCTGCGCGCAACTGCCCGCCGGGCTGATGCTCGACCGCTTCGGCCCGCGCCGCACCGAGGCCGTGATGCTGGTGTTCGCCGCCGCCGGGGCGTGGTGCTTCTCCCAGGCGGGCGGCATGGCCGGGCTGGCGGCCGGGCGCCTGCTGGTTGGCGTGGGTGTGTCGGTCTGCCTGGGTGCGGCCATCCAGGCCCTGGCGCTGTGGTTTCCCCTGTCGCGCATGCCTTTGCTCAATGGCGTGGTGATGGCGATCGGCGGCCTCGGCGCGGTGGTGGTGGGCACGCCGCTGGCCTGGCTGTTGTCGGTCATGGACTGGCGCGGCGTGAGCCTGGGCCTGGCCGGCTTGTCGCTGGCGATGGCGCTGCTGTTGTGGTTCGGCGTGCCGGACGCGCGGCGCCAGGGGCAGCAGACCCTGGGCGAGCAGTGGCGCGGCACCGTCCGCATCCTGCGCAGCGCTGCCTTCTGGCGGGTGGCGCCATTGACGCTGCTCAACCAGGGCATCTTCCTGGCGGTGCAGACGCTGTGGGTCGGTGCCTTCCTGCGCGATGTCTCCGGCGCCGGCCAGGCCGCGGCGGCGGGCCTGGTGTCCGTGATCGGCTTCGCCATGATGGCGGGCTGCGTCGGCTCGGGCTGGGCGGCGCGCTATCTCGAGCGCGCCGGCCTGAGCCTGTATGCCTTCGCCGGCCTGGGCATGACGGGCTTCATCGTGGTCCAGCTGCTGATCATGGCGGGCGTGCCGCTGCCGGCGCCCTGGCTGTGGGCCGGCTATGGCGTGTGCGGCTCCAGCGGCATCCTGACCTATGCCGTGCTGGCGCGCAGTTTCCCGGCGTCGCTGATCGGTCGCGCCACCACCGCGCTGACGCTGCTGGTGTTTCTCGCGACCTTTGCCTGCCAGGTCGGCATCGGCTATGTGCTCGATTTCTGGCCCGCGGTGGGCGGCCGCTATCCGGCCGTCGCCCATCTGTGGATCTGGGGAGGGCTGGTTCTGCTGCAGCTCGCGGCCGCGGCATGGTATGCCTGGGCCGGCCGCGGCGGGCGCGCCGCGCTGCGCGAGGCGTGA
- a CDS encoding TPM domain-containing protein: protein MPFIRRALRHLSHRPGTARRHFPPAAQQALQEAVRAGEQRHRGEVRVVIEASLPVGHAWRGVSDRQRARALFGALEVWNTEEHTGVLLYINLADHAVELLADRGVDACVGKAAWHAVCTALAQDLARELSVRPVLEAVARIHALIEAHFPADGRPRPNALDDRPLVL from the coding sequence ATGCCTTTCATCCGACGCGCCCTGCGCCACCTGAGCCACCGTCCCGGCACCGCCCGGCGCCATTTCCCGCCGGCGGCACAGCAGGCGCTGCAGGAAGCCGTGCGGGCCGGCGAGCAGCGCCATCGCGGCGAGGTACGCGTGGTCATCGAAGCCAGCCTGCCGGTCGGCCACGCCTGGCGCGGCGTCAGCGACCGCCAGCGCGCCCGCGCCCTGTTCGGCGCGCTCGAAGTGTGGAATACCGAAGAGCACACCGGCGTGCTGCTCTACATCAACCTCGCCGACCATGCCGTCGAGCTGCTGGCCGATCGCGGCGTCGATGCCTGTGTCGGCAAGGCGGCCTGGCATGCCGTCTGCACGGCACTGGCCCAGGACCTGGCGCGCGAGCTGTCGGTCCGGCCCGTGCTGGAAGCGGTGGCGCGGATCCATGCCTTGATCGAGGCGCACTTCCCGGCGGATGGGCGGCCGCGCCCCAATGCGCTGGACGACCGGCCTCTGGTGCTGTAG
- a CDS encoding TPM domain-containing protein — protein MRSCAARPWPRALAPLPGWLAWLAALALALLLAAPAARAADDGFVAVPALTQRVTDLTGTLSADQRRALENVLAEYEQQHGSQIFVLMVSTTAPEPIDAYSIRVADAWRAGRKGIDDGVIVLIAKDNPPGLRKMRLEVGRGVQGSLTDAMSKRILQDVMAPHFRQNDFYGGLAAGVSAIQATIDKEGLPGPQAAGTAGQDGWSTWLAVGFPLAIILFFFISAALRPRAPDIVTGSRYGSRGPGPGGLGGLGGLGGLGGLGGLGGGGFGDSDRGGGGGGFSGGGGGGFDGGGASGNW, from the coding sequence ATGCGATCCTGCGCGGCACGTCCCTGGCCGCGGGCCCTGGCACCGCTGCCAGGCTGGCTGGCCTGGCTGGCAGCCCTGGCGCTCGCGCTGCTGCTGGCGGCGCCGGCGGCGCGCGCCGCCGACGACGGCTTCGTCGCCGTGCCGGCGCTGACGCAGCGCGTGACCGACCTCACCGGCACGCTCAGCGCCGACCAGCGCCGCGCGCTGGAGAACGTGCTGGCGGAGTACGAGCAGCAGCACGGCAGCCAGATCTTCGTGCTGATGGTGTCCACCACCGCGCCCGAGCCCATCGACGCCTACAGCATCCGGGTCGCCGACGCCTGGCGCGCCGGCCGCAAAGGCATCGACGACGGCGTGATCGTGCTGATCGCCAAGGACAACCCGCCCGGCCTGCGCAAGATGCGGCTGGAGGTCGGCCGGGGCGTGCAGGGATCGCTGACCGACGCCATGTCCAAGCGCATCCTGCAGGACGTGATGGCGCCCCACTTCCGCCAGAACGACTTCTACGGCGGCCTGGCCGCCGGCGTCTCGGCCATCCAGGCCACCATCGACAAGGAGGGCCTGCCCGGGCCGCAGGCCGCCGGGACGGCCGGCCAGGACGGCTGGAGCACCTGGCTGGCGGTAGGGTTCCCGCTCGCCATCATCCTGTTCTTCTTCATCTCGGCCGCGCTGCGCCCGCGTGCGCCCGACATCGTCACGGGCAGCCGCTACGGCAGCCGCGGCCCGGGCCCTGGCGGGCTGGGCGGCCTCGGAGGACTGGGCGGCCTGGGCGGTCTCGGCGGCCTGGGTGGCGGCGGCTTCGGCGACTCCGACCGTGGCGGCGGCGGTGGCGGCTTCAGCGGCGGTGGCGGAGGCGGCTTCGACGGCGGCGGCGCCTCCGGAAACTGGTAG
- a CDS encoding LemA family protein, with the protein MTASLTSPLTLIRWLVLAWLASLLSACGYNDFQAKDEAVKAAWSEVINQYQRRADLIPNLVNTVKGYATHERETLEAVTKARAAATSIQVTPETLNDPAAFQRFQQAQGELTSALSRLMAVSENYPQLKADASFRDLQSQLEGTENRITVARQRYIVAVQAYNVLARSFPTNLTAMVFKYQVKPAFTVDNEKAIATPPAVKF; encoded by the coding sequence ATGACCGCTTCCCTGACTTCGCCCCTGACCCTGATCCGCTGGCTCGTGCTGGCCTGGCTTGCGAGCCTGCTGAGCGCGTGCGGCTACAACGACTTCCAGGCCAAGGACGAAGCGGTCAAGGCCGCCTGGAGCGAGGTCATCAACCAGTACCAGCGCCGCGCCGACCTGATCCCCAACCTGGTCAACACGGTCAAGGGCTATGCCACGCACGAGCGCGAGACCCTGGAAGCGGTGACCAAGGCACGCGCCGCCGCCACCAGCATCCAGGTCACACCCGAGACGCTCAACGACCCTGCGGCCTTCCAGCGCTTCCAGCAGGCCCAGGGCGAGCTCACCAGCGCGCTGTCGCGCCTGATGGCGGTGTCGGAGAACTATCCGCAGCTGAAGGCCGACGCCTCCTTCCGCGACCTGCAGTCGCAGCTCGAAGGCACCGAGAACCGCATCACGGTGGCACGCCAGCGCTACATCGTCGCGGTGCAGGCCTACAACGTGCTGGCGCGCAGCTTCCCCACCAATCTCACGGCCATGGTCTTCAAATACCAGGTCAAGCCCGCCTTCACCGTGGACAACGAGAAGGCGATCGCGACGCCGCCGGCCGTGAAGTTCTGA
- the dapA gene encoding 4-hydroxy-tetrahydrodipicolinate synthase, whose protein sequence is MFSGIWLPLVTPFAGGEVDHGALRRLVAHYRGSGIAGLVVCGSTGEAAALDEAEQLAVLDAVLEEAGGLPVMMGLAGFNQRQVLARLARLNERPLAGLLTPAPCYVRPSQQGLLGYFSTLADHAAAPLVLYDIPYRTGIKIETATLLALAGHGNIRALKDCGGSLDSTQAVIDDGRLALLAGEDAQVLGTLCLGGRGAIIASAHVRPDLFVGLWRAVEAGRLAEARRLFRALAPVLSLLFAETNPGPLKALLARQGLLRDELRAPMTAASPALAEQLAAAYAALDGVRAPVAGA, encoded by the coding sequence GTGTTTTCAGGCATCTGGCTGCCGCTGGTCACCCCCTTTGCCGGGGGCGAGGTGGACCATGGCGCGCTGCGCAGGCTGGTGGCGCACTACCGCGGCAGCGGCATCGCCGGCCTGGTGGTGTGCGGCAGCACCGGCGAGGCCGCGGCGCTGGACGAGGCGGAACAGCTGGCGGTGCTGGATGCCGTGCTGGAAGAGGCCGGCGGGCTGCCGGTGATGATGGGCCTGGCCGGCTTCAACCAGCGCCAGGTGCTGGCGCGGCTGGCACGCCTGAACGAGCGGCCGCTGGCCGGCCTGCTGACGCCGGCGCCCTGCTATGTGCGGCCGTCGCAGCAGGGGCTGCTGGGTTACTTCAGCACGCTGGCCGACCACGCGGCGGCGCCGCTGGTCCTCTACGACATTCCCTATCGCACCGGTATCAAGATCGAGACCGCAACCCTGCTGGCGCTCGCCGGCCACGGCAATATCCGCGCGCTCAAGGACTGCGGCGGCAGCCTCGACAGCACCCAGGCCGTGATCGACGATGGCCGCCTGGCGCTGCTGGCGGGGGAGGATGCGCAGGTGCTGGGCACGCTGTGCCTGGGCGGCCGCGGCGCCATCATCGCCTCCGCCCACGTCCGGCCCGACCTGTTCGTGGGCCTCTGGCGGGCCGTGGAGGCCGGCCGGCTGGCCGAGGCGAGGCGCCTGTTCCGGGCGCTCGCGCCGGTGCTGTCGCTGCTGTTCGCCGAAACCAACCCGGGGCCGCTCAAGGCCCTGCTGGCCCGGCAGGGGCTGTTGCGCGACGAGCTGCGCGCGCCCATGACCGCGGCCTCGCCCGCCCTGGCGGAGCAGCTGGCGGCGGCGTACGCGGCGCTCGATGGCGTGCGCGCGCCGGTGGCCGGCGCCTGA
- the hemL gene encoding glutamate-1-semialdehyde 2,1-aminomutase — protein sequence MSRNQQLFDRAQQTIPGGVNSPVRAFRSVGGTPRFISRAEGAYMWDADGQRYIDYIGSWGPMIVGHTHPEVVRAVQQTAAQGFSFGAPTEAEIEMAEEICKLVPSIEQVRLVSSGTEATMSALRLARGFTGRDLIIKFEGCYHGHADSLLVKAGSGLLTFADTTRNAPSSAGVPADVAKHTMVLEYNSVAQLEQAFASHGDEIAAVIVEPVAGNMNLVRASDAFLQAMRALCTRHGAVLIFDEVMTGFRVALGGAQAHYGITPDMTCLGKVIGGGMPAAAFGGRRDIMAKLAPLGGVYQAGTLSGNPLAVAAGLTTLKLIQAPGFHDRLAAQTRKLADGLADAARAAGVPFAADAVGGMFGIYFREGVPASFAEVTQSDTARFNRFFHAMLDAGVYLAPSAFEAGFVSSCHDDAVLQATLDAARQAFAA from the coding sequence ATGTCCCGCAACCAGCAGCTCTTCGATCGTGCCCAGCAGACCATTCCCGGCGGCGTCAACTCGCCCGTGCGCGCCTTCCGCTCGGTGGGCGGCACGCCGCGCTTCATCTCCCGCGCCGAGGGGGCCTATATGTGGGACGCGGACGGCCAGCGCTATATCGACTACATCGGCTCGTGGGGTCCGATGATCGTCGGCCACACCCATCCGGAGGTGGTGCGCGCGGTGCAGCAGACCGCTGCCCAGGGCTTCTCCTTCGGCGCGCCCACCGAGGCCGAGATCGAAATGGCCGAGGAAATCTGCAAGCTGGTGCCGTCGATCGAGCAGGTGCGCCTGGTCTCGTCGGGCACCGAAGCGACCATGAGCGCACTGCGCCTGGCACGCGGCTTCACCGGGCGCGACCTGATCATCAAGTTCGAGGGCTGCTACCACGGCCACGCCGACAGCCTGCTGGTCAAGGCCGGCTCCGGCCTGCTGACCTTCGCCGACACCACCCGCAACGCGCCCTCCTCGGCCGGCGTGCCGGCCGATGTCGCCAAGCACACCATGGTGCTGGAGTACAACAGCGTGGCCCAGCTGGAACAGGCCTTCGCCAGCCACGGCGACGAGATCGCCGCGGTGATCGTCGAGCCGGTGGCCGGCAATATGAACCTGGTGCGCGCCAGCGACGCCTTCCTGCAGGCCATGCGCGCGCTCTGCACCCGACACGGCGCGGTGCTGATCTTCGACGAGGTGATGACCGGCTTCCGCGTGGCCCTGGGCGGCGCCCAGGCCCACTACGGCATCACCCCCGACATGACCTGCCTGGGCAAGGTGATCGGCGGTGGCATGCCGGCGGCGGCCTTCGGCGGCCGGCGCGACATCATGGCCAAGCTGGCGCCGCTGGGCGGCGTCTACCAGGCCGGCACGCTGTCGGGCAACCCGCTGGCGGTGGCGGCAGGCCTGACCACGCTCAAGCTGATCCAGGCGCCCGGCTTCCACGACCGCCTGGCCGCCCAGACCCGCAAGCTGGCCGACGGCCTGGCCGACGCCGCGCGCGCGGCCGGCGTGCCGTTCGCCGCGGATGCGGTCGGCGGCATGTTCGGCATCTACTTCCGCGAGGGCGTGCCCGCCAGCTTCGCCGAGGTCACCCAGAGCGACACCGCGCGCTTCAACCGCTTCTTCCACGCCATGCTCGACGCCGGCGTCTACCTGGCGCCATCGGCCTTCGAGGCCGGCTTCGTCTCGTCCTGCCATGACGACGCGGTGCTGCAGGCAACGCTGGACGCGGCACGCCAGGCGTTCGCGGCCTGA
- a CDS encoding rubredoxin has protein sequence MEYKTWMCLICGWIYDEAAGAPEDGIAPGTRWEDVPINWTCPECGARKEDFEMVAI, from the coding sequence ATGGAATACAAGACCTGGATGTGCCTGATCTGCGGATGGATCTACGATGAGGCCGCCGGCGCGCCCGAGGATGGCATCGCCCCCGGCACCCGCTGGGAGGACGTGCCCATCAACTGGACCTGCCCCGAGTGCGGTGCCCGCAAGGAAGATTTCGAGATGGTGGCTATCTGA
- a CDS encoding response regulator: MRVAQIAEHDGVAGAPGAACARRKVLVIDDSSTIRRTAEIFLSQAGCEVMLAEDGFDALAKVGDLHPDLIFCDILMPRLDGYQTCSLIKKSPRFHAIPVIMLSSRDGVFDRSRGRLVGARDHLAKPFTREALLHVLETCAPAPAALASAASAVSSAALPA, encoded by the coding sequence ATGCGGGTCGCTCAGATTGCAGAACACGACGGGGTCGCCGGCGCGCCGGGCGCGGCATGCGCACGCCGCAAGGTGCTGGTCATCGATGACTCCAGCACGATCCGCCGCACGGCGGAGATCTTCCTGTCGCAGGCGGGTTGCGAGGTCATGCTGGCCGAGGACGGTTTCGATGCCCTCGCCAAGGTGGGCGACCTGCACCCGGACCTGATTTTCTGCGACATCCTGATGCCGCGCCTGGACGGCTACCAGACCTGCTCCCTGATCAAGAAGAGCCCGCGCTTCCACGCCATCCCGGTGATCATGCTGTCCTCGCGCGACGGCGTGTTCGACCGCTCGCGCGGCCGCCTGGTCGGCGCGCGCGACCATCTCGCCAAACCGTTCACCCGCGAAGCGCTGCTGCACGTGCTGGAAACCTGCGCGCCGGCGCCGGCCGCGCTGGCGTCCGCAGCGTCCGCAGTGTCGTCTGCAGCCTTGCCTGCATAA
- a CDS encoding response regulator, which produces MTIHKILIVDDSPTEALFMSDLLGKRGFKVSVAGNSEQAFARLESEAFDLILMDVVMPGQNGYQATRSIKRDERFKDIPVIMCTSKGLDTDRIWGMRQGAADYIVKPVDGEELLTKIAALSH; this is translated from the coding sequence ATGACCATCCATAAGATCCTCATCGTAGACGACTCCCCCACCGAGGCGCTGTTCATGTCCGACCTGCTCGGCAAGCGCGGCTTCAAGGTCTCGGTCGCAGGCAACAGCGAGCAGGCCTTCGCCCGTCTCGAGAGCGAAGCCTTCGACCTGATCCTGATGGACGTGGTGATGCCCGGCCAGAACGGCTACCAGGCCACGCGCTCGATCAAGCGCGACGAACGCTTCAAGGACATCCCGGTGATCATGTGCACCAGCAAGGGCCTGGACACCGACCGCATCTGGGGCATGCGCCAGGGGGCCGCGGACTACATCGTCAAGCCGGTCGACGGCGAAGAACTGCTGACCAAGATCGCCGCCCTGTCGCACTGA
- a CDS encoding chemotaxis protein CheW: protein MNAPRQDLRVRHTRLQDYQAMLARRLREARSLPAVDSYLGLQVGARHWLLPLAQTGEVIEMRQPARVPLTQPWYTGLVSARGNLLGVIDFGLFCGEGVTPLQPGSKIVVLSREVERACGILATRVMGLRHAGELSPPPGGTGSGACREWEGASLVDREGRGWQVLDVRRLLDTPAFLQAGRRPA from the coding sequence ATGAACGCTCCCCGCCAGGACCTACGCGTGCGCCACACCCGCCTGCAGGACTACCAGGCGATGCTGGCGCGGCGCTTGCGGGAGGCGCGCAGCCTGCCCGCCGTCGACAGTTATCTCGGCCTGCAGGTAGGCGCCCGGCACTGGCTGCTGCCGCTGGCCCAGACCGGCGAGGTGATCGAGATGCGCCAGCCCGCGCGCGTGCCGCTGACCCAGCCCTGGTACACCGGCCTGGTCAGCGCGCGCGGCAACCTGCTGGGCGTGATCGACTTCGGCCTGTTCTGCGGCGAGGGTGTCACGCCGCTGCAGCCGGGCAGCAAGATCGTCGTGCTGTCGCGCGAGGTCGAGCGCGCCTGCGGCATCCTCGCCACCCGCGTCATGGGGCTGCGCCACGCCGGCGAACTGAGCCCGCCGCCGGGCGGAACCGGCAGCGGGGCCTGCCGCGAGTGGGAAGGCGCGAGCCTGGTCGACCGCGAAGGGCGCGGCTGGCAGGTGCTGGACGTGCGCCGCCTGCTGGATACGCCGGCGTTCCTGCAGGCCGGGCGCCGACCGGCCTAG
- a CDS encoding methyl-accepting chemotaxis protein encodes MGFKRFSLGRRTQVAQAAGLAADGVPVAPLPAAPGGLGATPVDRLGAWLRGMSFSSRQRVLTIGLVASLAALLGSVYFDNRQADNGAAQIEIAGDTLMHSQRLAKAVPNALLGNPQAFIQLKQSREQLAADLLALQEGSAARKVRATTGAAEPLLETAMGSWKRSEKSAGDVLAQQPTLTTIGQTLQIFNASNPELLESAEQVAAIKLQSGANAREVAASAQLVMLTQRLGKNLNEFIAGEGVNPETAFLLGKDTNTFRETLDGLLNGSEALRLSAAGDAETRSYLEQLSQRFDAVQKTTQTILGNLPGLIAAKRAQQQIFNDNEALRGDLAALQGAYAQAARFRPVTLAATIGSALLALLCLAGLVSLYLRDSRVRASEAEAREREAEARRLDEKRNNDATQKAILQLMNELQDIADGDLTRQATVTEDITGAIADSVNYTVEELRELVRRVQQTAGEVSQASDRMQDTSTHLAAAAEEQSRQIRQTGESVVEMADRINQVSRGAAESANVARTSLTAAEQGQRAVQDAIAGMNDIREQIQETSKRIKRLGESSQEIGEIVELISDITEQTNVLALNAAIQAASAGEAGRGFSVVAEEVQRLAERSGEATKQIGALIRTIQTDTQDAVHAMERSTQGVVEGAKLSDNAGAALQEIGRVSRQLAELIEQISQTTSHEAGLASAVARNIDDILHVTEETSTGTRQTSASVRQLTLLTEELRNSVSRFKIG; translated from the coding sequence ATGGGTTTCAAGAGATTCAGCCTGGGTCGCCGCACGCAGGTGGCGCAGGCCGCGGGGCTGGCGGCCGATGGCGTGCCGGTGGCGCCGCTGCCGGCGGCGCCAGGCGGTCTTGGCGCCACTCCCGTGGACCGGCTCGGGGCCTGGCTGCGCGGCATGTCCTTCTCCAGCCGGCAGCGGGTCTTGACGATCGGCCTGGTGGCTTCGCTGGCGGCGCTGCTGGGCTCGGTCTACTTCGACAACCGGCAGGCCGACAACGGCGCGGCGCAGATCGAGATCGCCGGCGACACGCTGATGCACTCGCAGCGCCTGGCCAAGGCGGTGCCGAACGCGCTGCTCGGCAATCCGCAGGCCTTCATCCAGCTCAAGCAGTCCAGGGAGCAGCTCGCCGCCGACTTGCTGGCGCTGCAGGAAGGCAGCGCTGCGCGCAAGGTGCGGGCCACCACCGGCGCGGCCGAGCCGCTGCTGGAGACGGCCATGGGCTCCTGGAAGCGCAGCGAGAAGAGCGCGGGCGACGTGCTGGCCCAGCAGCCCACGCTCACCACCATCGGCCAGACCCTGCAGATCTTCAACGCCTCCAACCCGGAACTGCTGGAATCGGCCGAGCAGGTTGCCGCGATCAAGCTGCAGTCGGGGGCGAACGCGCGCGAAGTGGCGGCCTCGGCCCAGCTGGTGATGCTGACGCAGCGCCTGGGCAAGAACCTGAACGAGTTCATCGCCGGCGAAGGCGTCAACCCCGAGACCGCTTTCCTGCTCGGCAAGGACACCAACACCTTCCGCGAGACGCTCGACGGCCTGCTCAACGGCAGCGAGGCGCTGCGGTTGTCGGCGGCCGGCGACGCCGAGACGCGCAGCTACCTGGAGCAGCTTTCGCAGCGTTTCGACGCGGTGCAGAAGACCACGCAGACCATCCTGGGCAACCTGCCCGGCCTGATCGCCGCCAAGCGCGCGCAGCAGCAGATCTTCAACGACAACGAAGCGCTGCGTGGCGACCTGGCGGCGCTGCAGGGCGCCTATGCGCAGGCGGCACGCTTCCGCCCGGTGACGCTGGCCGCCACCATCGGCTCGGCGCTGCTGGCGCTGCTGTGCCTGGCGGGCCTGGTCTCGCTCTACCTGCGCGACTCGCGCGTGCGTGCCAGCGAGGCCGAGGCGCGCGAGCGCGAGGCCGAGGCGCGCCGCCTGGACGAAAAGCGCAACAACGATGCCACCCAGAAGGCCATTCTGCAGTTGATGAACGAGCTGCAGGACATCGCCGACGGCGACCTGACGCGCCAGGCCACGGTGACCGAGGACATCACCGGCGCCATCGCCGACTCGGTGAACTACACCGTGGAAGAACTGCGCGAACTGGTGCGCCGCGTGCAGCAGACCGCGGGCGAGGTGAGCCAGGCGTCGGATCGCATGCAGGACACCTCCACCCACCTGGCCGCGGCGGCGGAGGAGCAGTCGCGCCAGATCCGCCAGACCGGCGAGTCGGTGGTGGAGATGGCCGACCGCATCAACCAGGTGTCGCGCGGCGCGGCCGAGTCCGCCAACGTGGCGCGCACCTCGCTGACAGCGGCCGAACAGGGCCAGCGCGCGGTGCAGGATGCCATTGCCGGCATGAACGATATCCGCGAGCAGATCCAGGAAACGTCCAAGCGCATCAAGCGCCTGGGCGAGTCCTCGCAGGAGATCGGTGAAATCGTCGAGCTGATTTCCGACATTACCGAACAGACCAACGTGCTGGCGCTGAACGCCGCCATCCAGGCCGCCTCGGCCGGCGAGGCCGGGCGCGGCTTCTCGGTGGTGGCCGAGGAAGTGCAGCGGCTGGCCGAGCGCTCCGGCGAGGCGACCAAGCAGATCGGTGCGCTGATCCGCACCATCCAGACCGACACCCAGGACGCCGTGCACGCGATGGAGCGCAGCACCCAGGGCGTGGTCGAAGGCGCCAAGCTGTCCGACAACGCGGGCGCCGCGCTGCAGGAGATCGGCCGCGTGTCGCGCCAGCTGGCCGAGCTGATCGAGCAGATTTCGCAGACCACCTCGCACGAAGCCGGCCTGGCCAGCGCGGTGGCGCGCAATATCGACGACATCCTGCACGTCACGGAGGAAACCTCCACCGGCACGCGCCAGACCTCGGCCTCGGTGCGCCAGCTCACACTGCTGACCGAAGAGCTGCGCAACTCCGTATCGCGATTCAAGATCGGCTAA